Proteins co-encoded in one Dysgonomonadaceae bacterium zrk40 genomic window:
- a CDS encoding cytochrome c, translated as MKTFFRIILALIVIGVVALAAIIFVPPSLTKPDAKLAADSEPAPGEGQYVTQMADCQACHTAEGGEPFAGGRPIESPMGTIWSSNITPDEETGIGGWTYDQFHAALVDGIAPGGVHLYPAMPYENYRHMKEEDIRAIWSYIHNDVAAVDNPVKETALDFPFNQRWGIRLWNWAALGKPGFRSDDAARESDQLERGAYLVQALGHCAACHSPRNMIMAQDGTNADNPAFLTGGEIDGWTAPDLRTAESALQTWTDADLKGYLTTGRNAHSAVVGEMQLVVGESLQYMKDEDADAMVGYLRAISDVTPDPQPVPDERTTDRLDAADDPTTAKLKSAENLSDGELLYLNNCNACHMPDGRGAPGVFPALKGNSLVTASTTKGLTEVILHGAALPSTAGRPERLEMPAFGDRLSDADIATLATFLRSAWGNSAPAVTEDDVKAVRQ; from the coding sequence ATGAAAACCTTTTTTCGCATCATCCTTGCGCTGATCGTTATCGGCGTCGTGGCGCTCGCCGCGATCATCTTTGTGCCGCCGTCCCTCACCAAGCCGGATGCCAAACTGGCGGCCGACTCGGAGCCGGCGCCCGGCGAGGGCCAGTACGTCACCCAGATGGCCGACTGTCAGGCCTGTCACACGGCAGAGGGCGGCGAACCCTTTGCCGGCGGTCGACCGATCGAAAGCCCGATGGGCACGATCTGGTCGAGCAACATCACCCCCGATGAGGAAACCGGCATCGGCGGCTGGACCTACGACCAGTTCCATGCCGCGCTCGTCGACGGCATCGCGCCCGGCGGCGTGCACCTCTATCCGGCCATGCCCTACGAGAACTACCGGCATATGAAGGAGGAGGATATCCGGGCGATCTGGAGCTACATCCACAACGATGTCGCGGCGGTCGACAATCCGGTTAAGGAGACCGCGCTCGACTTCCCGTTCAACCAGCGCTGGGGCATTCGTCTGTGGAACTGGGCGGCGCTCGGCAAGCCCGGCTTCCGGTCGGATGACGCGGCTCGCGAAAGCGACCAGCTTGAGCGCGGGGCCTATCTGGTGCAGGCGCTTGGTCACTGCGCGGCCTGCCACAGCCCGCGCAACATGATCATGGCGCAGGACGGCACCAATGCCGACAACCCCGCCTTCCTGACGGGCGGCGAGATCGACGGCTGGACCGCGCCCGACCTGCGCACAGCGGAATCCGCGCTGCAGACCTGGACCGACGCGGACCTGAAGGGCTATCTCACCACCGGCCGCAATGCCCATTCGGCCGTGGTCGGCGAGATGCAGCTCGTGGTCGGCGAATCCCTTCAATACATGAAGGATGAGGATGCCGATGCGATGGTCGGCTATCTCCGCGCGATCTCGGATGTCACGCCCGACCCGCAGCCCGTGCCAGATGAGCGGACGACGGACCGGCTCGATGCCGCCGACGATCCGACGACGGCGAAGCTGAAATCGGCCGAAAACCTTTCGGACGGCGAGCTGCTCTATCTCAACAACTGCAATGCCTGTCACATGCCGGACGGCCGCGGCGCGCCCGGCGTGTTCCCGGCGCTGAAGGGCAATTCGCTGGTGACGGCGTCGACGACCAAGGGTCTGACCGAGGTCATTCTCCACGGCGCCGCGCTGCCCTCGACTGCCGGGCGACCGGAACGGCTGGAAATGCCGGCCTTCGGTGACCGGCTGTCGGATGCCGATATCGCGACGCTGGCAACCTTCCTGCGCAGCGCCTGGGGCAACTCCGCTCCGGCCGTGACCGAGGACGACGTCAAGGCCGTGCGCCAGTAA
- a CDS encoding TRAP transporter small permease — translation MALEEPHSHHRSEATDDPKWLRLIAHASTILNRTAAFVAACILVLMTAFTLLEICLRVFSKSTFMADSLVGNGVAAVAFLSAAWALEEGFMIRVKVLTDRAGPKLAWMCEFGTLVAVEALMVFLAWYQWKSVFKNWSRGTVSETYLPIPMWIPESFFLIGLSLMAFQVCVRILRLLAVGHSYERALTL, via the coding sequence ATGGCGCTTGAAGAACCGCATTCACATCACCGCTCCGAGGCGACGGACGACCCGAAATGGCTGCGGCTGATCGCCCATGCCTCGACCATCCTCAATCGCACTGCGGCCTTCGTCGCGGCCTGCATCCTGGTCCTGATGACAGCCTTCACGCTTCTGGAAATCTGCCTGCGCGTTTTCTCGAAGTCCACCTTCATGGCGGATTCGCTGGTCGGCAACGGCGTTGCTGCCGTCGCCTTCCTGTCGGCTGCCTGGGCGCTGGAGGAAGGCTTCATGATCCGCGTCAAGGTTCTGACCGATCGGGCCGGGCCGAAACTGGCCTGGATGTGCGAGTTCGGCACGCTCGTCGCGGTCGAGGCGCTGATGGTTTTCCTGGCCTGGTACCAGTGGAAGTCCGTGTTCAAGAACTGGAGCCGGGGCACCGTTTCCGAGACCTATCTCCCCATCCCCATGTGGATCCCCGAGAGCTTTTTCCTGATCGGCCTTTCGCTGATGGCCTTTCAGGTTTGCGTGCGGATCCTCCGGCTTCTGGCCGTCGGACACTCCTACGAGCGCGCGTTGACACTTTAG
- a CDS encoding ABC transporter permease: MQRRGWGGVSFGQAQFHRLSALMTLVLLIIGFGLANQAFFSVNNGLTVLLQTSVIGLLGIGMTMVIITGGIDLSVGSVLALSGVITAMSVKAGLPVAPAMLVGVTAGALCGAFNGFVITRLRIPPFVATLGMMLIARGLALQLTGARPISQLGEAFGVLGNGALFRIVEMQPNGFPKVIFPGIPYPAILMFAMAIAAAYLLNRRQIGRHIYATGSNEEAARLSGVRTNHTKLFAYTMSGALAGVAGNVLMSRLVTAQPSEGVMYELDAIAAAVIGGASLSGGVGTISGTMIGAFIIGILRNGLNMAGVSAFIQQIVIGFVVISAVWIDHVRSRRSG; this comes from the coding sequence ATGCAGCGGCGCGGCTGGGGCGGCGTGTCCTTCGGGCAGGCCCAGTTTCACCGGCTTTCTGCGCTTATGACGCTCGTATTGCTGATCATCGGGTTCGGCCTCGCCAACCAGGCCTTCTTTTCGGTCAATAACGGCCTGACCGTATTGCTGCAGACATCGGTTATCGGTCTTCTCGGAATCGGTATGACGATGGTTATCATCACCGGCGGCATCGATCTCTCCGTTGGCTCCGTTCTTGCCCTTTCCGGGGTCATCACCGCCATGTCCGTCAAGGCGGGATTGCCGGTCGCCCCGGCCATGCTGGTGGGCGTGACGGCCGGCGCACTCTGCGGCGCCTTCAACGGGTTCGTCATCACCAGACTGCGCATCCCGCCCTTCGTCGCAACGCTTGGGATGATGCTGATCGCGCGGGGGCTGGCGCTCCAGCTGACGGGCGCGCGCCCCATCTCCCAGCTCGGCGAGGCTTTCGGAGTGCTCGGCAACGGCGCGCTGTTCCGCATCGTCGAGATGCAGCCGAACGGCTTTCCCAAAGTGATCTTTCCCGGCATTCCCTATCCGGCGATCCTCATGTTTGCGATGGCGATCGCAGCCGCATACCTGCTGAACCGCCGACAGATCGGCCGCCACATCTATGCAACCGGGTCTAACGAGGAGGCCGCGCGGCTTTCGGGCGTGAGGACGAACCACACCAAGCTTTTCGCCTATACCATGTCCGGCGCTTTGGCCGGGGTCGCCGGCAATGTGTTGATGTCGCGGCTCGTCACCGCCCAGCCCAGCGAAGGCGTGATGTACGAGCTCGACGCGATCGCCGCCGCCGTCATTGGCGGCGCATCGCTGTCCGGCGGCGTCGGCACGATCTCCGGCACCATGATCGGCGCCTTCATCATCGGCATCCTGCGCAACGGGCTCAACATGGCGGGCGTCTCCGCCTTCATCCAGCAGATCGTGATCGGCTTCGTCGTCATAAGCGCGGTCTGGATCGACCACGTGCGCAGCCGCAGGAGCGGCTAA
- a CDS encoding aldo/keto reductase: MKTNRIGRTAVAVTDVSFGCSSIGNLYREITDGDAEAVLETAWKGGIRYFDTAPHYGRGLSEIRLGRFLEGRAGYVVSTKVGRVLSPAAEPIAEADGFVKPAQNDVRYDYSGDGIEESLEQSFERLGLTHIDIVYVHDIGEYTHGFGNAAHMEDFLGSGYDRLVRLKEAGRIGAFGLGVNECRACLDVMDHGPVDVILLAGRLTLLDRSAEAELVPRCRKAETSLVLGGVFNSGILATGAVDGATYDYEPAPKAVLDRVAALQAEAERAGLSLPTAALQFAKRHPASASVLIGTARPATLAKNLEALQAGISARAERFLG; the protein is encoded by the coding sequence ATGAAGACGAACCGGATCGGCCGAACTGCGGTGGCGGTGACCGACGTTTCCTTCGGCTGTTCCAGCATCGGCAATCTCTACCGGGAGATTACCGACGGCGATGCCGAGGCGGTGCTCGAGACCGCCTGGAAGGGCGGTATCCGCTATTTCGATACCGCGCCGCATTACGGGCGAGGGCTTTCGGAAATACGGCTCGGGCGTTTTCTCGAAGGGCGGGCCGGATATGTGGTGTCGACCAAGGTGGGGCGCGTTCTCTCCCCGGCGGCGGAACCGATCGCGGAAGCGGACGGTTTCGTCAAACCGGCGCAAAACGATGTGCGTTACGACTATTCCGGCGACGGCATCGAGGAGAGCCTTGAGCAGAGCTTCGAGCGGCTTGGCCTCACCCATATCGATATCGTTTATGTGCATGATATCGGCGAGTATACGCACGGTTTCGGCAATGCGGCGCATATGGAGGATTTTCTTGGCTCCGGCTACGACCGTCTTGTCCGGCTGAAGGAGGCCGGCAGGATCGGGGCCTTCGGACTGGGCGTGAACGAATGCCGGGCGTGTCTCGACGTGATGGACCATGGGCCGGTCGATGTCATCCTCCTGGCGGGCCGGTTGACGCTGCTCGACCGTTCGGCCGAGGCGGAACTCGTTCCCCGCTGCCGCAAGGCGGAAACCAGCCTCGTGCTCGGCGGCGTCTTCAACTCGGGCATTCTTGCGACCGGTGCGGTCGACGGCGCAACCTACGACTACGAACCCGCGCCGAAGGCGGTGCTGGACAGGGTGGCGGCGCTGCAGGCGGAGGCGGAACGGGCCGGGCTGTCGCTGCCGACCGCCGCGCTGCAGTTCGCCAAGCGACACCCCGCATCGGCCTCGGTTCTGATCGGCACGGCCAGGCCCGCCACGCTTGCGAAAAACCTCGAGGCGTTGCAGGCGGGGATATCCGCACGGGCCGAGCGTTTTCTAGGCTAG
- a CDS encoding ABC transporter substrate-binding protein, which yields MKSLKYLIAASAFALTAGMAHAGEIAVIVKTTNSNFWQNVNKGAQAAMENQSGHTMSFDGPAAESDIAAEVNLVENAINRGVAGIVLAPSDPEALGPVVTRAYQSGIPVVIIDSALADQYKDSYQAFLSTDNCAAGEQVAKRMIEEAGTTGKVAVMSYVAGVGSEIGRVGCFQDYIGENSEIEIVGPYYSESQMAKALNQTTDILAANPDLVGIFGANEPTAVGMGRAIVQAGKAGDLVALGFDGNADLQEFVRDGVLEAIAVQGSFAMGEKGVNTVIDLLNGQKVEDFINTGVVMVDKDNIDSDEAQNVLY from the coding sequence ATGAAAAGCCTGAAATATCTTATCGCGGCATCCGCGTTCGCACTGACCGCGGGAATGGCGCATGCCGGCGAAATCGCCGTCATCGTGAAAACCACGAATTCCAACTTCTGGCAGAACGTCAACAAGGGCGCCCAGGCGGCAATGGAGAACCAGTCGGGGCACACGATGAGCTTCGACGGGCCGGCGGCCGAAAGCGACATCGCCGCCGAGGTGAACCTGGTTGAAAATGCCATCAATCGCGGCGTCGCCGGCATCGTGCTGGCGCCGTCCGACCCGGAAGCGCTGGGCCCTGTGGTCACGCGTGCCTATCAGAGCGGCATTCCGGTCGTCATCATCGATAGCGCTTTGGCCGACCAGTACAAGGACAGCTACCAGGCCTTTCTTTCGACCGACAATTGCGCGGCCGGCGAGCAGGTCGCAAAGCGGATGATCGAGGAGGCCGGGACGACGGGCAAGGTTGCCGTCATGTCCTATGTCGCGGGCGTCGGCTCGGAAATCGGCCGCGTCGGCTGCTTTCAGGACTATATCGGCGAAAATTCCGAGATCGAGATTGTCGGTCCCTATTATTCTGAAAGCCAGATGGCCAAGGCGCTGAACCAGACCACCGACATTCTGGCCGCCAATCCCGATCTCGTCGGCATTTTCGGCGCCAACGAGCCGACGGCTGTCGGCATGGGTCGGGCCATCGTCCAGGCCGGCAAGGCCGGCGATCTCGTGGCGCTCGGCTTCGATGGCAATGCCGACCTGCAGGAGTTCGTGCGTGACGGCGTGCTGGAGGCCATTGCGGTGCAGGGTTCCTTCGCCATGGGCGAAAAGGGCGTGAACACGGTCATCGACCTGCTCAACGGCCAAAAGGTCGAAGACTTCATCAATACCGGCGTCGTCATGGTCGACAAGGACAATATCGACTCCGACGAAGCCCAGAACGTGCTCTACTGA
- a CDS encoding GntR family transcriptional regulator, whose product MARSDTRYRNAYNRLLDYCETWPVGTAIPAETMLSDVADVSRTVVRRCLGRMQERGLISWEGREKRMLRKPVDADRIRIEQPDTPSDDLEQRFLDWILRFDVPADTPLSVADLSRTFGVPQHEIKEFLAGLSRFGLVARRQKGGWMLRGFTMDFAVELSDFRFVLELNAVNQAAEAPVDHPVWARLSELRRLHIALRQSIETDYHEFSKLDEAFHAALNSVVKNRFVEEFQKVISLIFHYHYMWDKTDEKMRNAAAIEEHLAIIDALERRDAAAARDAASRHLRTSKTTLLSSLRYHELA is encoded by the coding sequence ATGGCAAGAAGCGACACCCGCTACAGAAATGCATATAACCGGCTGCTCGATTATTGCGAGACATGGCCGGTCGGCACGGCTATCCCGGCCGAAACCATGCTGAGCGACGTCGCCGACGTCAGTCGCACGGTGGTGCGACGATGCCTGGGCCGGATGCAGGAGCGCGGACTGATCTCGTGGGAGGGACGGGAAAAGCGGATGCTGCGCAAACCGGTCGACGCCGATCGCATCAGGATCGAACAGCCGGACACGCCGAGCGACGATCTCGAACAGCGTTTTCTCGACTGGATCCTGCGCTTCGATGTCCCGGCAGACACGCCCTTGTCCGTGGCCGATCTTTCCCGGACGTTCGGCGTCCCCCAGCATGAGATCAAGGAATTCCTCGCCGGCCTCAGCCGGTTCGGCCTTGTCGCCCGCCGCCAGAAAGGCGGCTGGATGCTGCGCGGCTTCACGATGGACTTCGCGGTGGAGCTGTCGGATTTCCGGTTCGTCCTGGAGCTAAACGCGGTGAACCAGGCCGCCGAAGCGCCCGTCGATCATCCCGTCTGGGCCAGGCTTTCCGAACTGCGGAGGCTCCACATCGCGCTTCGGCAAAGCATCGAGACGGATTATCACGAGTTCTCCAAGCTCGACGAAGCCTTCCACGCCGCGCTCAATTCGGTCGTGAAGAACCGTTTCGTCGAGGAATTCCAGAAGGTCATCTCGCTGATCTTCCACTATCACTACATGTGGGACAAGACCGACGAGAAGATGCGCAACGCCGCCGCGATAGAGGAGCACCTGGCGATCATCGACGCCCTGGAAAGACGCGATGCCGCCGCCGCGCGCGACGCGGCCTCACGCCATCTGCGCACCTCCAAGACGACGCTTCTCTCGTCGCTCCGCTACCACGAACTAGCCTAG
- a CDS encoding DeoR/GlpR transcriptional regulator, translated as MDDDNNTEELLPAERRQQLVDWFKSNQAGTSQDLARMFGISVSTIRRDLDLLASEGLVKRTHGGAVSIRSRATYEPSTDLARRTALEEKQGIVREAMRFIEPDQALLIDTGAVICHLLAEEIAGLDIPLTIITNDLHVAKVLTYKQNIKLIVPGGACRFGSFSLLGEPGLSFLADIRCDLFFMSAAAIDEQCLSETLLELVQMKRAMIAAANKVILMAESSRFMERALHKTAPIDAIDTIITDEGLSREQIDKFPSPGPQFITALMS; from the coding sequence TTGGACGACGACAACAACACGGAAGAGCTTCTGCCGGCCGAGCGCCGCCAGCAACTGGTGGACTGGTTCAAGAGCAACCAGGCCGGCACCAGCCAGGATCTGGCACGCATGTTCGGCATCTCGGTTTCAACGATCCGGCGCGACCTCGACCTGCTGGCGTCCGAGGGCCTCGTCAAGCGCACCCATGGCGGCGCCGTCAGCATCCGCTCGCGCGCGACCTACGAGCCGTCGACGGATCTGGCGCGCCGCACGGCGCTTGAGGAGAAACAGGGAATCGTGCGCGAGGCCATGCGCTTCATCGAACCCGACCAAGCGCTGCTGATCGACACCGGCGCGGTCATCTGTCACCTGCTGGCGGAAGAGATCGCCGGCCTCGATATTCCGCTGACCATCATCACCAACGACCTCCATGTCGCCAAGGTTCTGACCTACAAGCAGAACATCAAGCTGATTGTACCCGGCGGGGCGTGCCGGTTCGGTTCGTTCAGCCTTCTCGGCGAGCCGGGCCTGAGCTTTCTCGCCGACATCCGCTGCGACCTGTTCTTCATGTCGGCTGCCGCGATCGACGAGCAATGCCTCTCGGAAACGCTCCTGGAACTCGTCCAGATGAAGCGGGCGATGATTGCCGCAGCAAACAAGGTCATCCTCATGGCTGAATCCAGCCGCTTCATGGAACGCGCCCTTCACAAGACCGCCCCGATCGACGCGATCGACACCATCATCACCGATGAAGGCCTCAGCCGCGAGCAGATCGACAAGTTCCCCTCTCCGGGACCGCAGTTCATAACGGCGCTGATGTCGTAA
- a CDS encoding sugar ABC transporter ATP-binding protein, producing the protein MIGIEKHFGGVRAVDHVSIDLYPGEVVGLLGHNGAGKSCLMKILAGAMVPNEGEIRVDGETVHFTEPNDARAAGIETIYQTLALSDHLDAPANLFLGRELKTRFGNLDDARMLREAREVLARLNPNFKNLRDPVSSLSGGQRQVIAIARAIYFDTKILIMDEPTAALGPSETAMVADLILKLRDEGIGIFLVSHDMHDVFDLCDRVVVMNKGRVVGAHPINEVTKDDVLSLIIKGELPADWSAKNLEPTD; encoded by the coding sequence ATGATCGGCATCGAAAAACACTTTGGCGGCGTGCGCGCGGTGGACCATGTGTCGATCGATCTCTATCCCGGCGAGGTGGTCGGTCTGCTCGGCCACAACGGCGCCGGCAAGTCCTGCCTGATGAAAATTCTCGCCGGCGCGATGGTCCCGAACGAGGGGGAAATCCGGGTGGATGGCGAGACGGTGCATTTTACCGAGCCGAACGACGCCCGCGCCGCCGGCATCGAGACCATCTATCAGACGCTTGCGCTGTCGGACCATCTCGACGCCCCTGCGAACCTGTTTCTCGGCCGCGAACTGAAGACCCGGTTCGGCAATCTGGATGACGCCCGCATGCTGCGCGAGGCGCGGGAGGTGCTCGCCCGGCTGAACCCGAATTTCAAAAATCTGCGCGATCCGGTCTCGAGCCTCTCCGGCGGGCAGCGGCAGGTGATCGCGATCGCGCGTGCCATCTATTTCGATACCAAGATACTGATCATGGACGAGCCGACGGCAGCGCTCGGGCCTTCCGAAACCGCAATGGTGGCCGACCTTATCCTGAAGTTGCGCGATGAGGGCATCGGCATCTTTCTCGTCAGCCACGATATGCATGACGTGTTCGACCTGTGCGACCGCGTGGTGGTGATGAACAAGGGCCGGGTTGTCGGCGCGCATCCCATCAACGAAGTGACCAAGGATGACGTGCTCAGCCTGATCATCAAGGGCGAACTGCCGGCCGACTGGTCCGCCAAAAACCTGGAGCCGACAGACTAA
- a CDS encoding zinc-binding alcohol dehydrogenase family protein: MESIVCVEPGRMALERRPRPLEAPEDWVLVDIATIGICGTDYHIFEGKHPFLEYPRVIGHELSGHIASGPDAGKLVVINPYVSCGACRACRRGKPNCCSAVSVLGVHRDGGMCARIAVPDENVYPADGLTPQQAAMVEFLAIGAHAVARSGTGEGDVVLVTGAGPIGIGTALFARLAGADVHLMDLSRTRLDLAHDLFGFEKRHQPNDDILSGALSEGFDVVFDATGNARAIEAGFPLLAHGGSTVLVSVVKDDITFSDSEFHKREARIIGSRNALKSDFERVMAAIRAGDIPTDAIASEVIAMTDLPRRFSKLVDARDHLVKVLVQP; encoded by the coding sequence ATGGAGAGCATCGTCTGCGTCGAACCCGGCCGGATGGCGCTCGAGCGCAGGCCGCGCCCCCTGGAAGCGCCGGAGGACTGGGTTCTCGTCGACATCGCGACGATCGGAATCTGCGGGACGGATTACCACATTTTCGAGGGCAAGCACCCGTTTCTGGAGTATCCGCGCGTCATCGGTCATGAACTGTCCGGCCATATCGCCAGCGGCCCGGATGCCGGCAAGCTGGTCGTCATCAACCCCTATGTTTCCTGCGGCGCGTGCCGGGCCTGCCGGCGCGGCAAACCGAACTGCTGCAGCGCGGTTTCGGTGCTCGGCGTCCACCGCGACGGCGGCATGTGCGCACGCATCGCCGTGCCGGACGAAAATGTCTATCCGGCCGATGGCCTGACGCCGCAACAGGCTGCCATGGTGGAGTTTCTGGCCATCGGCGCGCATGCGGTAGCCCGCTCCGGTACGGGGGAGGGGGACGTCGTGCTCGTGACCGGGGCCGGCCCGATCGGCATCGGCACGGCGCTGTTTGCCCGGCTGGCCGGCGCCGATGTTCACCTGATGGACCTGAGCCGGACCCGGCTTGATCTCGCGCACGACCTATTCGGCTTCGAAAAACGACACCAGCCCAACGATGACATTCTGTCGGGCGCGCTTTCCGAAGGGTTCGACGTGGTTTTCGACGCGACCGGAAATGCCAGGGCGATCGAGGCAGGCTTTCCGCTGCTTGCCCATGGCGGCAGCACCGTGCTGGTCAGCGTGGTGAAGGACGACATCACCTTCTCGGATTCAGAATTCCACAAGCGCGAAGCCCGCATCATCGGCTCGCGCAACGCGCTGAAATCCGATTTCGAGCGCGTGATGGCCGCGATACGCGCAGGCGACATTCCGACCGATGCGATTGCATCGGAAGTGATCGCGATGACCGATCTGCCCCGGCGTTTTTCGAAGCTGGTGGACGCGCGGGATCATCTCGTGAAAGTGCTCGTCCAGCCATAA
- a CDS encoding TRAP transporter large permease subunit, whose protein sequence is MSVSMSALTLLLLLVIFLGAGTWIFAGLMLVGAGAMYFALDFSWVRIGSIATKVISSSAVSWELAAIPIFIWMGDIIFRTDISNRLFRGLSPLVSRVPGGLLHTNVIGCTIFAAISGSSTATTATVGKITIPELKARGYDVSLASGSLAGAGSFGLLIPPSIAMIVYGVLAQVSIAKLFAAGLLPGLMMAALYSGYIGIVSLIRPSVAPPHGEPVSWRVIWRGVLDLVPILVLMTIVLGAIYTGIATPSEAAAVGVFGAIIITLVTGQFAWQLMIDSLKSTIRVSSMILMLIAASAFLSSAIAYMHLPSMITESIAAMNLSPYGVLLILAVLYIVLGMFLDGTSMTVMTVPIAVPLIVHAGFDPLWFGVYLVIMIEMSALTPPVGLNLFILQALTGETIGKTVRAALPFFLLLCIGTALLAIFPQIVLWLPNAL, encoded by the coding sequence ATGTCCGTTTCAATGTCCGCCCTGACGCTGCTGCTGCTGCTCGTGATCTTCCTCGGCGCCGGTACATGGATCTTTGCCGGCCTTATGCTGGTCGGCGCCGGCGCCATGTATTTCGCGCTTGATTTCAGCTGGGTCCGGATCGGCTCGATCGCCACCAAGGTCATATCGTCTTCCGCCGTGTCGTGGGAGCTTGCCGCCATTCCGATCTTCATCTGGATGGGCGACATCATCTTCCGCACGGATATCTCGAACCGTCTGTTCCGCGGCCTCTCGCCGCTGGTCTCGCGCGTTCCCGGCGGCCTGCTGCACACAAATGTCATCGGCTGCACCATCTTCGCCGCGATCTCGGGTTCCTCGACGGCGACCACCGCCACGGTCGGCAAGATCACCATTCCCGAACTTAAGGCCCGTGGCTATGACGTCTCGCTCGCCTCCGGCTCGCTGGCCGGCGCCGGCAGTTTCGGCCTGCTCATTCCGCCTTCCATTGCCATGATCGTCTACGGCGTTCTGGCGCAGGTCTCGATCGCCAAGCTTTTCGCCGCGGGGCTTCTGCCCGGCCTGATGATGGCGGCGCTCTATTCCGGTTATATCGGGATTGTCTCGCTTATCCGTCCCTCGGTTGCGCCGCCGCATGGCGAGCCTGTCTCGTGGCGCGTGATCTGGAGAGGCGTTCTCGATCTCGTGCCGATCCTGGTGCTGATGACGATCGTGCTCGGCGCCATCTATACCGGCATCGCCACGCCCTCCGAAGCGGCCGCGGTCGGGGTTTTCGGCGCGATCATCATCACGCTCGTCACCGGGCAGTTCGCATGGCAGCTGATGATTGACAGCCTGAAAAGCACGATCCGGGTCTCCTCGATGATCCTGATGCTGATCGCCGCCTCCGCCTTCCTGTCGTCGGCTATCGCCTATATGCATCTGCCCTCGATGATCACGGAAAGCATCGCCGCGATGAACCTGTCGCCCTATGGCGTCCTGCTGATCCTCGCGGTTCTCTACATCGTGCTCGGCATGTTCCTCGACGGCACCTCGATGACCGTCATGACCGTCCCGATCGCCGTTCCGTTGATCGTGCATGCCGGGTTCGATCCGCTCTGGTTCGGCGTCTACCTCGTCATCATGATCGAGATGAGCGCGCTCACGCCGCCGGTCGGCCTGAACCTTTTCATCCTGCAGGCCCTCACCGGCGAGACCATCGGCAAGACCGTGCGCGCCGCCTTGCCGTTCTTCCTGCTGTTGTGTATCGGTACCGCTCTGCTTGCGATATTCCCGCAGATTGTGCTTTGGTTGCCCAACGCCCTGTGA